The Lycium ferocissimum isolate CSIRO_LF1 chromosome 1, AGI_CSIRO_Lferr_CH_V1, whole genome shotgun sequence genome includes a region encoding these proteins:
- the LOC132050314 gene encoding xyloglucan galactosyltransferase MUR3, which yields MRRRSPTSQCSDDSMEKGLGKNHHPRVCLLASLSGLFWFLLLYFHFVILGGRHVQDSPSLDPIFLNAQSIITPQSNPINRANIGSAKVEIRAKKAQPPVIQPVIRDNSTRRRDPESYSFMRALRTVENKSDPCGGRYIYVHDLPPRFNEDMLKECKTLSPWTNMCKFTANAGLGPQMENADGVFSNTGWYATNQFAVDVIFGNRMKQYGCLTNDSSLAAAIFVPFYAGFDIARYLWGYNTSMRDAASVDLLDWLQKRPEWNIMGGKDHFLVAGRITWDFRRLDSDWGNKLLLLPAARNMSMLVVESSPWSANDFGIPYPTYFHPAKDDEVFIWQDRMRKLERKWLFCFAGGPRPGNPKSIRGQIIDQCKDSKVCELLKCGQSGESKCHSPSSIMKMFQSTLFCLQPQGDSYTRRSAFDAMLAGCIPVFFHPASAYTQYTWHLPKNYSSFSVFISENDVRKKNISIEERLSQIPPEKVKEMREAVISMIPRLIYADPRSKLETLKDAFDVSVEAIIKKVTKLRKDIIEDRKDDNFIEELSWKYALLDEGQTQIGAHEWDPFFEKPKDGSAESDNSSAEAAKNSWKNEQGQHS from the coding sequence ATGAGGCGCAGGTCTCCAACATCCCAATGTTCAGATGATTCAATGGAGAAAGGGTTAGGCAAAAATCATCATCCTAGGGTATGTTTGTTAGCTTCATTATCAGGTTTGTTTTGGTTCTTATTGTTGTATTTTCATTTTGTGATTCTTGGGGGTAGACATGTTCAAGATTCACCTAGTTTGGATCcaattttccttaatgcacAATCAATAATAACCCCTCAATCCAATCCCATTAATCGTGCCAATATTGGTAGTGCAAAAGTTGAAATTCGCGCGAAAAAGGCACAACCACCTGTTATTCAGCCTGTGATTAGGGATAATAGTACTCGTCGTCGTGATCCTGAGAGTTATTCTTTTATGCGAGCATTGAGAACTGTAGAGAATAAAAGTGATCCATGTGGTGGAAGGTACATTTATGTGCATGACCTTCCACCAAGATTCAATGAAGATATGCTTAAGGAATGTAAAACTCTTAGTCCTTGGACCAATATGTGTAAGTTTACCGCGAATGCTGGGCTTGGACCACAAATGGAGAATGCTGATGGAGTTTTCTCTAATACTGGTTGGTATGCAACCAATCAGTTTGCTGTCGATGTCATTTTTGGCAACCGGATGAAACAGTACGGGTGCCTTACGAATGATTCCTCTCTGGCTGCTGCGATTTTTGTTCCGTTTTATGCTGGTTTTGATATTGCTAGGTATCTTTGGGGTTATAATACATCTATGAGGGATGCTGCTTCGGTTGATTTACTGGATTGGCTTCAAAAGAGGCCAGAGTGGAACATCATGGGCGGAAAAGATCATTTTCTTGTGGCTGGTAGGATAACATGGGACTTTAGGAGGTTAGATTCGGATTGGGGCAACAAGCTTCTTTTATTACCTGCTGCGAGAAATATGTCGATGCTTGTGGTTGAATCAAGCCCATGGAGTGCAAATGATTTCGGCATTCCATATCCGACATATTTCCATCCAGCAAAGGATGATGAAGTGTTCATTTGGCAGGACCGGATGAGGAAGCTGGAGAGGAAGTGGCTATTTTGTTTTGCTGGTGGGCCACGGCCCGGAAACCCTAAATCAATCAGGGGGCAAATCATTGACCAATGCAAGGATTCCAAAGTCTGCGAGTTATTGAAGTGTGGTCAATCAGGGGAGAGTAAGTGTCATTCTCCTAGCAGTATCATGAAGATGTTCCAGAGCACGCTTTTCTGCTTGCAGCCTCAAGGTGATTCGTATACGAGGAGGTCAGCTTTTGATGCTATGTTGGCTGGCTGTATACCGGTTTTTTTCCACCCTGCTTCTGCGTACACGCAGTATACATGGCATCTTCCAAAAAACTACTCAAGCTTCTCTGTTTTCATTTCTGAGAATGATGTTCGTAAGAAGAATATAAGCATAGAGGAAAGGTTAAGTCAAATTCCTCCTGAGAAGGTGAAGGAAATGCGGGAAGCTGTTATAAGTATGATTCCAAGGCTGATTTATGCCGATCCTCGCTCTAAACTGGAGACTCTCAAAGATGCATTTGATGTATCAGTTGAGGCAATTATAAAGAAAGTTACAAAGCTAAGGAAAGATATCATCGAAGATCGTAAAGATGATAACTTCATTGAGGAGCTTAGTTGGAAATATGCATTGTTGGATGAAGGGCAAACTCAGATTGGAGCTCATGAATGGGATCCATTTTTCGAAAAACCAAAAGATGGAAGTGCAGAATCTGATAATTCATCAGCAGAAGCCGCTAAAAACTCTTGGAAAAATGAACAGGGACAACACTCATGA